A window of the Candidatus Thermoplasmatota archaeon genome harbors these coding sequences:
- a CDS encoding immune inhibitor A, translated as MNDTRSERSVRGRNALLTVFVVGVMVATAFAVTAQVMHRSRAEMLSDVPLQWQKYVNGAIQNGEIPSGASSAAVRDWLVNSIAGMSDKVKSSYVNPLNAKKVAEREAAGGTPAEPPALTGVGKILVVLVEFAGSDTDKGVTYTGPLHNTIPQPTADNNVDYWRSDFTPSHYRELLFGKKTGSLANYMKEQSGGQYTVDGFVTDWVQIKDHSQWYYGADSRTGGAGSDDLNGPVWRMAIDAAKAAYDQYGMSIPWYDFDTNNDGWIDSLMVIRAGQEQEPGPSWYIWGHSWFANWPAGYEIVPGLKVGSYTCEAEDGTLGLFAHEYAHQLGLPDEYDTTYIGESSTGFWTLMSSGMWNPGPTPDGRMALGVLPAHMNVWSKYVLGWENGATAYFDYSSGAPVSGTVSLSQVEGKIGTRAVKVELPKKSVTLPLPSPHTGSYQLYSGFKPDVTDVMGGTWSSYMMTATIPTVPVGAKLTFYEWWDIEAYYDWGSVEVSTDGGMTWTSLPGKYTTTANPIGSNPGNGITGTTKKVVLEEMDMSAYAGATNLLLRYTLSQDGGVYGLGWTVDDVTVAGSDGTIAFQDMVDASSASKWVITATDDMGSGWSVASAGAGGSFRHYYIMEWRNFVGYDSALYNSYQFVGLYVKFWSHTPGLMIWYRDMSMGDNDVGLHPGHVAIGAVDAHPEPLYRADRHFVRERIQLMDAAFGLRLTIGNTITLIGVPTTFPSLPAQPTFDDKNTFYYSQFYKGTFEFIGMKLPTYGVKATVLSEKAGLTGATISINAAP; from the coding sequence ATGAACGATACGAGAAGTGAGCGGAGCGTGCGGGGTCGGAACGCCCTGCTTACAGTATTTGTCGTGGGCGTGATGGTCGCGACGGCGTTCGCGGTCACGGCCCAAGTCATGCACCGGTCAAGGGCGGAGATGCTGTCCGATGTGCCGTTGCAGTGGCAAAAGTATGTGAATGGAGCTATCCAGAACGGTGAGATTCCAAGTGGCGCGTCATCGGCCGCGGTCAGGGACTGGCTGGTGAACAGCATCGCGGGAATGAGCGACAAGGTCAAGAGCAGCTATGTGAACCCCTTGAACGCCAAGAAGGTGGCCGAGAGGGAGGCTGCAGGTGGCACCCCGGCCGAACCGCCAGCCTTGACGGGAGTCGGCAAGATCCTAGTGGTCTTGGTCGAATTCGCAGGTTCGGACACAGACAAGGGCGTGACCTACACTGGACCGTTGCACAACACGATCCCGCAGCCGACTGCGGATAACAATGTCGACTACTGGAGGTCTGACTTCACACCCAGTCACTACAGAGAACTCCTCTTCGGCAAGAAGACGGGGTCTCTCGCCAACTACATGAAGGAGCAGTCGGGCGGACAGTACACTGTTGACGGGTTCGTGACCGACTGGGTCCAGATCAAGGACCACTCGCAGTGGTACTACGGAGCCGACAGCCGCACGGGCGGTGCCGGGTCCGACGACCTGAACGGTCCAGTATGGCGCATGGCCATCGACGCTGCGAAGGCCGCCTACGACCAGTACGGTATGTCCATCCCGTGGTACGACTTCGACACTAACAATGACGGTTGGATCGACAGCCTCATGGTCATCCGCGCCGGACAGGAGCAGGAGCCCGGCCCGTCGTGGTACATCTGGGGCCACAGCTGGTTCGCCAACTGGCCCGCAGGGTACGAGATCGTCCCGGGCCTCAAGGTAGGGTCATACACCTGTGAGGCTGAGGACGGCACGCTCGGACTATTCGCACACGAGTACGCACACCAGCTCGGCCTGCCGGACGAGTACGACACCACCTACATCGGGGAGAGCTCGACTGGGTTCTGGACGCTTATGTCCTCAGGAATGTGGAACCCGGGCCCGACCCCAGATGGAAGGATGGCGCTCGGCGTCCTGCCGGCACACATGAATGTCTGGAGCAAGTATGTACTCGGCTGGGAGAACGGCGCGACTGCCTACTTCGACTACTCGAGCGGAGCACCGGTCTCTGGGACAGTGAGCCTCTCCCAGGTTGAGGGGAAGATCGGGACAAGAGCTGTCAAGGTGGAGCTGCCCAAGAAATCGGTCACTCTGCCATTGCCTAGTCCGCATACTGGCAGCTATCAGCTGTACTCCGGCTTCAAGCCCGATGTCACCGATGTCATGGGAGGCACTTGGTCGTCCTATATGATGACCGCGACGATCCCTACCGTGCCCGTGGGCGCCAAGCTCACGTTCTACGAATGGTGGGACATCGAGGCCTACTACGACTGGGGCAGCGTCGAGGTGTCAACGGACGGTGGCATGACCTGGACCTCATTGCCAGGCAAGTACACCACTACCGCAAACCCGATTGGGAGCAACCCGGGCAACGGCATAACGGGCACCACGAAAAAGGTTGTCCTTGAAGAGATGGACATGTCTGCCTATGCGGGGGCGACGAACCTGCTCCTGAGGTACACGTTGAGCCAGGACGGCGGGGTCTACGGACTCGGCTGGACGGTGGACGATGTGACCGTGGCGGGCTCTGACGGAACGATCGCGTTCCAGGACATGGTTGACGCGAGCTCTGCGTCCAAGTGGGTCATTACCGCGACGGACGACATGGGCTCTGGCTGGTCCGTTGCGAGCGCGGGAGCCGGCGGCTCGTTCCGACACTACTACATCATGGAGTGGAGGAACTTCGTCGGGTACGACTCTGCGCTGTACAACAGCTACCAGTTCGTCGGCCTGTACGTCAAGTTCTGGTCCCACACGCCTGGTCTGATGATATGGTACCGTGACATGTCAATGGGTGACAACGATGTCGGACTGCACCCCGGCCATGTCGCGATCGGTGCGGTCGATGCCCACCCGGAACCATTGTACAGAGCGGACAGGCACTTCGTGCGGGAGCGCATTCAGCTGATGGACGCGGCGTTCGGGCTCAGGCTAACGATCGGGAACACGATCACGCTGATCGGCGTTCCGACCACGTTCCCGTCACTGCCCGCTCAGCCAACCTTCGACGACAAGAACACCTTCTACTACTCGCAGTTCTACAAGGGAACCTTCGAGTTCATCGGCATGAAGCTGCCGACATATGGTGTGAAGGCGACCGTCCTCAGCGAGAAGGCGGGACTGACTGGAGCTACCATATCCATCAACGCTGCTCCATAA
- the hypA gene encoding hydrogenase maturation nickel metallochaperone HypA: MHEFSVMTQIVDSILSEAKKRNAKKIEQVDLEIGEYTMLGEEQMKFAFEVLSKGTILDGARLMVGNIRGKIVCSCGYEGSISLSGDSTHRVVPILECPKCKGGAKITEGRECLIRNIRMVVPDV, translated from the coding sequence ATGCACGAGTTCTCGGTCATGACTCAGATAGTCGACAGCATCCTGTCCGAGGCGAAGAAGCGAAACGCGAAGAAGATCGAGCAAGTGGACCTGGAGATAGGTGAGTACACGATGCTCGGCGAAGAACAGATGAAGTTCGCGTTCGAGGTACTGTCCAAGGGCACGATCCTGGATGGCGCCAGACTGATGGTCGGCAACATCAGGGGGAAGATCGTGTGTTCCTGCGGCTACGAGGGTTCCATATCTCTGTCAGGTGACTCTACGCACAGGGTAGTCCCGATCCTGGAATGCCCGAAATGCAAGGGCGGCGCCAAGATCACGGAGGGCAGGGAGTGCCTGATAAGGAACATCAGGATGGTGGTGCCGGACGTATAA
- the hypB gene encoding hydrogenase nickel incorporation protein HypB, translated as MHKVVTVDLEKDILSENRRIADENRAHLESHGIVAFDFLGAIGSGKTLIIEKLMDILKAKGKRPAAIAGDVSGDDDYNRFVSHGVPAANINTGKECHLDAHLVDHALEDMPLDKIDFLFIENVGNLVCPVDFPLGSHKRVVVISVTEGDDMVRKHPAIFAFSDVIVINKVDLAQAMEVDPKILERDARRTNPGATIIMMDARHGKGMDELVRALGF; from the coding sequence ATGCACAAAGTCGTGACCGTGGACCTCGAGAAGGACATCCTGTCCGAGAACAGGCGGATAGCGGACGAGAACAGGGCGCACCTCGAGTCGCACGGTATCGTGGCCTTTGACTTCCTGGGGGCGATAGGTTCCGGGAAGACTCTGATCATCGAGAAACTGATGGACATCCTGAAGGCCAAGGGCAAGAGACCCGCGGCCATCGCTGGAGACGTCTCCGGGGACGACGACTACAACAGGTTCGTCTCGCACGGCGTACCAGCAGCCAACATCAACACCGGGAAGGAGTGCCATCTGGACGCCCACCTCGTCGACCACGCTCTCGAGGATATGCCTCTCGACAAGATCGATTTCCTGTTCATTGAGAACGTTGGGAACCTCGTCTGCCCAGTTGATTTCCCACTCGGATCACACAAGCGAGTTGTGGTGATAAGCGTCACCGAAGGTGACGATATGGTCCGAAAACACCCTGCCATATTCGCGTTCTCAGATGTCATCGTAATAAACAAGGTCGACCTCGCCCAGGCGATGGAAGTCGACCCGAAGATCCTTGAGAGGGATGCCCGAAGGACCAACCCGGGCGCAACGATAATCATGATGGACGCGCGCCATGGGAAAGGCATGGACGAACTGGTCAGGGCGCTCGGGTTCTAG
- a CDS encoding hydrogenase iron-sulfur subunit yields MESGAQREEHESAYEPKIVAFCCNWCSYAGADLAGTTRLQYPPNVRIIRVMCSGRVDPSFVLKAYALGADGVIVAGCHPADCHYINGNDKAAMRGNFLNNFLDEAGIEPQRFKLEWIAGSEGGKFAETIKKMVAELEKLGPISKEAVQDE; encoded by the coding sequence ATGGAGTCGGGGGCGCAGAGAGAAGAGCACGAATCGGCGTACGAGCCGAAGATCGTTGCGTTCTGCTGCAACTGGTGCTCGTACGCGGGAGCAGACCTTGCGGGCACTACGAGGCTGCAGTATCCGCCCAACGTCAGAATCATCAGGGTCATGTGTTCCGGCAGGGTGGACCCGTCCTTCGTCCTGAAGGCCTACGCCCTTGGCGCTGACGGGGTCATAGTCGCCGGCTGCCACCCAGCGGACTGCCACTATATCAACGGAAACGACAAGGCAGCCATGCGTGGGAACTTCCTGAACAATTTTCTGGATGAGGCGGGCATAGAACCCCAGAGGTTCAAGCTGGAGTGGATCGCAGGCTCGGAGGGCGGGAAGTTCGCTGAGACTATCAAGAAGATGGTCGCGGAGCTGGAAAAGCTCGGTCCCATCTCCAAGGAGGCGGTGCAGGATGAGTGA
- a CDS encoding HypC/HybG/HupF family hydrogenase formation chaperone, with product MCLAVPAEVKSIEGHTATVDYGGVSRTANISLVEAKIGDFVIVHAGYAIQVMDRQEAEKTLEIFREMLDHESSGA from the coding sequence ATGTGCCTAGCCGTTCCGGCAGAAGTGAAATCCATAGAAGGTCACACGGCCACCGTTGACTACGGAGGTGTCTCCAGGACCGCGAACATATCACTAGTGGAAGCAAAGATCGGCGATTTCGTCATAGTCCACGCCGGCTACGCGATTCAGGTCATGGACAGGCAAGAGGCGGAGAAGACCCTCGAGATCTTCAGGGAAATGTTGGACCATGAGTCGTCCGGAGCGTAG
- a CDS encoding CoB--CoM heterodisulfide reductase iron-sulfur subunit A family protein, whose product MTAPAPQDKDVGTSAPTKESGSTTGPRIGVFVCHCGSNIAGVVDCGKVREDAEKLPGVVVARENKYTCSDLGQEEIIKAIRENGVQRVVVASCSPRLHEPTFRKCIQQAGLNQCLLQMVNIREQCSWVHSHEKEKATEKASDLIRMGVSKAARLQPLEAREVPVEPVSLVIGGGVAGIQAAIDLGNMGFRVYLVETQPSIGGKMAQLDKTFPTGDCAICILAPKMVELARNPNITLLSYSDVEEVKGYIGNFEVKVRRKARFVVEDKCVGCGLCSDACPVKVDNEFDLGFGQRKAVYVPFPQAVPLKYTIDKEHCLHFKSGKCLLCVKACSNKAIDHDMKDDLLTLKVGTIIVATGFDTYVPMKKGVYKYWEYDNVITGLELERLLNASGPTAGHLIRPSDGNVPKRIAFIQCVGSRNKKIGNNYCSRVCCMYAIKNAQIVMEHEPETHIAVYYNDIRAFGKGFEELYHRIREDYDVEFIRGRPAKLTQDPETKNIKIRAEETLLNKITERVFDLVVLSTGLIPSEGSKRIGKILSLTQSPDGFFMEAHPKLRPVDTAMDGIYLAGCAQSPKDIPDSVAQAKAAASSAAAPMFAKKVSIEPLTAIVNEDLCQGCGLCLELCPYSAPELVPGVKGGMKAHVIEALCHGCGTCAASCPQKAIAPMQFTDDQIYSEIQAALTETTRKHAVKKKAEAEVTP is encoded by the coding sequence ATGACCGCACCCGCACCGCAGGACAAGGATGTTGGAACAAGCGCTCCTACGAAAGAATCCGGCAGCACCACCGGGCCAAGGATTGGTGTTTTCGTCTGCCATTGCGGCAGCAACATTGCTGGAGTCGTGGACTGCGGCAAGGTCCGGGAGGACGCGGAGAAGCTACCCGGCGTGGTCGTGGCGAGGGAGAACAAGTACACCTGCTCCGATCTCGGCCAGGAGGAGATCATCAAGGCCATCAGAGAGAACGGCGTCCAGCGCGTGGTCGTGGCATCATGTTCTCCCAGACTCCACGAACCGACCTTCAGGAAGTGCATCCAGCAGGCCGGCCTGAACCAGTGCCTTCTACAGATGGTCAACATCCGGGAACAATGCTCATGGGTCCATTCACACGAGAAGGAGAAGGCCACCGAGAAGGCCTCCGACCTTATCCGGATGGGCGTTTCAAAGGCCGCTAGGCTCCAGCCGCTCGAGGCCAGAGAGGTCCCCGTCGAGCCGGTTTCGCTCGTGATCGGAGGAGGCGTTGCGGGCATCCAGGCCGCCATCGACCTCGGGAACATGGGCTTCAGGGTCTACCTGGTCGAGACGCAGCCAAGCATCGGCGGCAAGATGGCCCAGCTGGACAAGACGTTCCCGACGGGCGACTGCGCGATCTGCATCCTCGCGCCCAAGATGGTCGAGCTGGCGAGGAACCCCAACATCACACTACTCTCATATTCCGATGTCGAGGAGGTCAAGGGCTACATCGGCAATTTCGAGGTCAAGGTCCGACGCAAGGCCAGGTTCGTCGTTGAGGACAAATGTGTCGGATGCGGCCTTTGCTCGGATGCCTGTCCCGTCAAAGTGGACAACGAGTTCGACCTCGGGTTTGGCCAGCGGAAGGCAGTCTATGTCCCGTTCCCGCAGGCCGTGCCTCTGAAGTACACCATCGACAAGGAACACTGCCTGCACTTCAAGTCGGGCAAGTGCCTGCTCTGCGTCAAGGCGTGCTCGAACAAGGCCATTGACCATGACATGAAGGACGATCTCCTGACGCTGAAAGTGGGAACTATCATCGTCGCCACTGGCTTCGACACCTATGTGCCCATGAAGAAGGGCGTCTACAAGTACTGGGAGTATGACAACGTCATCACAGGCCTCGAGCTCGAGAGGCTGTTGAACGCCTCTGGGCCGACCGCGGGTCACCTGATCAGGCCTTCAGACGGCAATGTGCCCAAGAGGATCGCGTTCATCCAATGCGTCGGCTCGAGGAACAAGAAGATCGGGAACAATTACTGCTCCAGAGTCTGCTGCATGTACGCGATCAAGAACGCGCAAATAGTAATGGAGCACGAGCCTGAGACGCACATCGCTGTATATTACAATGATATCAGGGCGTTCGGCAAGGGTTTCGAGGAGCTCTACCACAGGATTAGAGAAGACTACGACGTCGAGTTCATCAGGGGGAGGCCTGCCAAGCTCACCCAGGACCCGGAGACCAAGAACATCAAGATCCGCGCCGAGGAAACCCTTCTCAACAAGATCACGGAGAGGGTGTTCGACCTCGTCGTGCTGTCGACCGGGCTCATACCTTCCGAGGGGAGCAAGAGAATCGGGAAGATCCTGAGCCTCACACAGAGTCCGGACGGGTTCTTTATGGAGGCCCACCCGAAGCTGAGACCCGTTGACACGGCCATGGACGGGATCTATCTGGCCGGGTGCGCCCAGAGCCCGAAGGACATACCGGATAGCGTGGCCCAGGCGAAGGCTGCGGCCTCCTCCGCTGCCGCGCCCATGTTCGCAAAGAAGGTCAGCATAGAACCCTTGACCGCAATCGTGAACGAGGACCTGTGCCAGGGCTGCGGCCTGTGCCTGGAGTTGTGCCCGTACAGTGCCCCCGAGCTGGTCCCGGGAGTCAAGGGCGGCATGAAGGCGCACGTGATCGAGGCGCTCTGCCATGGCTGCGGCACCTGCGCTGCATCGTGCCCCCAGAAGGCCATCGCGCCGATGCAGTTCACTGATGATCAGATCTACTCAGAGATCCAGGCGGCGTTGACGGAGACAACCAGGAAGCACGCTGTCAAGAAGAAGGCAGAGGCGGAGGTGACACCATGA
- the hypD gene encoding hydrogenase formation protein HypD, producing MSRKIIKKLEDMNLKLTLMHVCGTHQDTLVRFGLDSEFKRVGIDIRQGPGCPVCVTPPGEIEEILALARTGLTVAVFGDVMKVPGTRGCLNDAKAEGADVRVVFGVDDAVVLARKVQKEVVFMGIGFETTAPTTASALLSDPPVNFSVLSCHRTVPPALEAIAEMGEIKLDGMIQPGHVSTIIGTRPYEFLSKKYGIPQVVAGFEPIDLLMGVYMLAVQAKEGRAEVQNEYTRVVHTDGNPTAIKAMKDAFEPVDVPWRGFPVIKESGLAIRKKLERHDAGRRFEDLLEPIRQREYSEAKGCRCGEMLRGILTSEECPLFAKKCTPSTPIGPCMVSREGNCHISYRYAKKSQPNGPAQK from the coding sequence ATGTCCCGTAAGATCATCAAGAAGCTCGAGGACATGAACCTCAAGCTCACCCTGATGCACGTGTGCGGCACGCACCAGGATACACTCGTCAGATTCGGCCTCGACAGCGAGTTCAAACGCGTAGGGATCGACATACGCCAAGGACCCGGATGCCCAGTCTGCGTGACGCCGCCGGGAGAGATCGAGGAGATCCTGGCTTTGGCCAGAACGGGCCTGACAGTTGCGGTTTTCGGCGACGTGATGAAGGTCCCAGGAACGAGGGGCTGTCTTAACGATGCGAAAGCGGAGGGAGCCGATGTCAGAGTCGTCTTTGGCGTCGACGACGCCGTGGTCCTTGCAAGGAAAGTCCAGAAAGAGGTCGTCTTCATGGGCATCGGTTTCGAGACGACCGCTCCGACAACCGCCTCCGCACTTCTGTCGGATCCCCCGGTCAACTTCTCGGTCCTAAGCTGCCACAGGACCGTCCCTCCTGCCCTGGAGGCGATCGCTGAAATGGGCGAGATCAAGCTTGACGGCATGATCCAGCCCGGTCACGTGAGCACGATCATCGGGACCAGGCCGTATGAATTCCTTTCGAAGAAGTACGGGATCCCGCAAGTAGTCGCCGGCTTCGAACCCATCGACCTTCTGATGGGAGTCTACATGCTGGCAGTCCAGGCGAAAGAAGGCCGGGCGGAGGTCCAGAACGAGTACACGCGGGTTGTCCACACGGACGGCAATCCCACGGCAATCAAGGCGATGAAGGATGCGTTCGAGCCCGTAGACGTTCCCTGGAGAGGATTCCCGGTGATCAAGGAGAGCGGCCTCGCCATCAGAAAGAAGCTCGAGAGACACGATGCTGGAAGGAGATTCGAGGATCTGCTGGAACCGATACGGCAACGAGAGTACAGCGAGGCGAAGGGATGCAGGTGCGGCGAGATGCTCCGAGGTATTCTCACGAGCGAGGAATGTCCTCTATTTGCGAAGAAGTGCACTCCAAGCACGCCGATCGGTCCATGCATGGTCTCCAGGGAAGGAAACTGCCACATCTCATACAGATACGCCAAGAAATCTCAGCCAAATGGCCCGGCTCAGAAATGA
- a CDS encoding CoB--CoM heterodisulfide reductase subunit B — protein MTNSNGFVYFFGCVIPNRYPGIECAVRWVTGKEGFNLDVKDQKDFSCCPVPGIFYSTDKDTWLLLAARNLVLAQNERRQILTICNGCLASLLKATEYLKEPKNLGKVNRVLSQIGKKYTGIPQKSETKRKIFEPVKVRHYVEVMAKDVGLDEISKKANHQLKNIRAAVHYGCHYLRPTEHAAFDDPNDPVMIDKIVEACGATSVDYEDRLDCCGAGGGVRSHVVELANSLTEDKCRNIAAAGADCIVTGCPFCLLQFDNAQKSFSKDGIPVMHVSQFQALAMGIDPISLGFDTHHVSAHSFLRKVRGA, from the coding sequence TTGACCAACTCCAACGGATTCGTCTACTTCTTCGGATGCGTCATACCTAACAGGTACCCGGGCATCGAGTGCGCAGTCAGATGGGTGACCGGGAAGGAGGGCTTCAACCTGGATGTCAAGGACCAGAAGGATTTCTCATGTTGCCCCGTGCCAGGCATCTTCTACTCGACTGACAAGGACACATGGCTACTCCTGGCCGCTAGGAACCTGGTGCTCGCCCAGAACGAGCGGAGGCAGATACTCACGATCTGCAACGGCTGTCTCGCATCCCTGCTCAAGGCGACGGAATACCTCAAGGAGCCCAAGAACCTGGGCAAGGTCAACAGGGTCCTCTCGCAGATCGGGAAGAAGTACACAGGCATACCGCAGAAATCGGAGACCAAGAGGAAGATCTTCGAGCCGGTCAAGGTCCGGCACTACGTCGAGGTTATGGCCAAGGATGTCGGATTGGACGAGATCTCGAAGAAGGCGAATCACCAGCTCAAGAACATCAGGGCGGCTGTCCACTATGGCTGCCATTACCTTAGGCCGACGGAGCATGCGGCCTTCGACGACCCGAACGACCCCGTGATGATTGACAAGATTGTGGAGGCGTGCGGCGCAACAAGCGTCGATTACGAAGACAGGCTGGATTGCTGCGGCGCCGGCGGGGGAGTGAGATCCCACGTCGTCGAGCTTGCCAACTCGCTGACGGAGGACAAGTGCAGGAACATAGCGGCCGCAGGAGCCGATTGCATCGTCACGGGCTGCCCGTTCTGCCTGCTGCAGTTCGACAACGCCCAGAAATCGTTCTCGAAGGATGGCATCCCAGTCATGCACGTGTCCCAGTTCCAAGCGCTTGCGATGGGCATTGACCCGATCTCGCTGGGCTTCGACACTCACCACGTATCCGCTCACTCGTTCCTCAGGAAAGTCAGGGGGGCCTAA
- the hypF gene encoding carbamoyltransferase HypF: MKITVYGVVQGVGFRPTVYRVAKAMNLRGYVLNNGSNVEIHIDRDAEKFLKELRNALPALARIDRAEFEEVDEKLEEFSIVKSHDGARVSLIPTDTAICMNCVVDFRRSGDRRYLFPFTNCTECGARFTVIADLPFDRPRTSMSDFPMCPDCTKEYASPDERRFHAQTISCPECGPTYTLYDSNRKEVGRDPFREFAKRINEGAVGLLKGWGGMHIICTFDNAARLRKIYRRGDKPYAVMMRDLETAKKYVLVTEAEENLLTSPQRPIVLLHKRESAKNKLERISPGLGNLGVMLPYSGAHLLMFHHLEADGVIMTSANPPGEPMAVENEKAFELGLDCYLMHNRRIIHRCDDSVVKINSERTNFTRKSRGFVPVPVEANHKHPVIGVGAQWDVTGSVSRNGEIFLTQYVGESQQYPTLQYLDDAIHHLSDLLGMKWFEAIGLDRHPRYSTRIVAKRLAREYGAQLIETQHYHAHAAALKIDRKIEGPLVCLTWDGTGYGDDGSSWGGETLLADFSEYKRLGTLEGIPLLGGDRAVIDPKRVVTAIQLKLGIEPTMAEEKDIEVYSRMLDKSVTASSMGRVLDSVSCILGICCKRTYEGEPAIKLEKWLETGKSNEKFDLEFGRSGNVEVARTLPMFRQLLEMRIETDRSRADAAASFVRTLVTGVADRACGHAESNGLKQVGVTGGVSYSGPITAWVKEAIERRGLEFIGHERISNGDGGISTGQNAIAGSLVG; encoded by the coding sequence ATGAAGATCACTGTCTACGGAGTCGTACAAGGTGTCGGGTTCAGGCCCACGGTCTACAGGGTCGCGAAGGCCATGAACCTGAGAGGATATGTCCTCAACAATGGCTCCAACGTTGAAATACATATAGACAGGGACGCGGAGAAGTTCCTCAAGGAGCTAAGGAATGCGTTACCCGCGCTCGCCAGGATCGACCGCGCGGAGTTCGAGGAGGTCGACGAGAAGCTGGAGGAGTTCTCGATAGTCAAGAGCCACGACGGTGCGCGCGTGTCCCTTATCCCGACTGACACAGCGATATGCATGAACTGCGTGGTCGATTTCAGGAGATCGGGCGACAGAAGATACCTGTTCCCGTTCACGAACTGCACGGAGTGCGGCGCTAGATTCACGGTCATCGCCGACCTGCCGTTCGACCGTCCTAGGACCAGCATGTCGGACTTCCCGATGTGCCCGGACTGCACCAAGGAATATGCGTCGCCGGACGAACGCAGGTTCCATGCACAGACAATCTCGTGCCCCGAATGCGGGCCGACATACACACTATATGATAGTAATAGGAAAGAGGTGGGGAGGGACCCGTTCCGGGAGTTCGCGAAGAGGATCAATGAGGGGGCAGTCGGTCTTCTCAAAGGCTGGGGCGGGATGCACATAATATGCACCTTCGACAACGCCGCCAGATTGAGGAAGATCTACAGGAGAGGGGACAAACCGTACGCGGTAATGATGCGTGACCTCGAGACCGCGAAGAAGTACGTTCTCGTGACCGAGGCCGAGGAGAACCTGCTGACCTCCCCGCAGAGGCCCATAGTCCTGCTACACAAGAGGGAGAGTGCGAAGAACAAGCTCGAGAGAATCTCGCCTGGGCTAGGGAACTTGGGAGTGATGCTGCCGTACTCAGGCGCCCATCTTCTGATGTTCCATCACCTCGAAGCTGATGGCGTCATCATGACTTCTGCCAACCCACCAGGCGAGCCGATGGCAGTGGAGAACGAGAAGGCCTTCGAGCTCGGCCTCGACTGCTATCTCATGCACAACAGAAGGATCATCCATCGCTGCGACGACTCCGTCGTGAAGATCAATTCTGAGAGGACCAACTTCACGAGGAAGTCGCGGGGATTCGTTCCCGTTCCGGTAGAGGCGAACCACAAGCATCCAGTCATTGGCGTAGGAGCGCAGTGGGATGTCACAGGTTCCGTCTCGAGGAACGGCGAGATATTCCTCACGCAGTATGTCGGCGAGTCCCAGCAGTATCCCACTCTGCAGTACCTGGACGATGCGATCCACCATCTGAGCGATCTACTGGGGATGAAGTGGTTCGAGGCGATTGGGCTGGACAGACATCCCAGATACTCCACAAGGATCGTGGCGAAGAGACTGGCGAGGGAGTACGGCGCCCAACTGATAGAGACTCAGCACTATCACGCGCACGCGGCTGCGCTGAAGATCGACCGGAAGATCGAAGGTCCGTTGGTCTGCCTCACATGGGACGGCACGGGCTACGGGGATGATGGCTCTTCATGGGGAGGTGAGACCCTGTTGGCCGACTTCTCCGAGTACAAGCGTCTGGGAACGCTCGAAGGAATACCGCTCCTGGGTGGCGACAGAGCAGTGATCGACCCGAAGCGGGTCGTGACAGCTATCCAGCTCAAGCTCGGAATCGAGCCGACGATGGCGGAGGAGAAGGACATAGAGGTCTACTCAAGGATGCTCGACAAGAGCGTCACGGCTTCCAGCATGGGGCGTGTTCTTGACTCGGTTTCGTGCATACTCGGAATCTGCTGCAAACGGACATACGAGGGTGAGCCCGCTATCAAGCTGGAGAAGTGGCTGGAGACCGGAAAATCAAATGAAAAGTTCGACCTGGAATTCGGAAGGAGCGGGAACGTTGAAGTCGCGAGGACGCTTCCTATGTTCCGGCAGCTCCTAGAAATGAGAATAGAAACCGATCGCTCTCGGGCAGACGCTGCCGCCTCGTTTGTCAGGACTCTGGTGACTGGGGTTGCGGACAGGGCCTGCGGGCACGCGGAATCCAACGGCCTCAAGCAGGTGGGGGTCACAGGCGGGGTTTCCTACAGTGGGCCCATCACCGCCTGGGTCAAAGAGGCTATCGAAAGAAGGGGACTGGAGTTCATCGGCCATGAGCGGATCTCCAACGGCGATGGTGGCATTTCCACGGGCCAGAACGCGATAGCTGGCTCCCTTGTCGGGTAA